Within Pseudomonadota bacterium, the genomic segment TGTGGGCATTACTGGCTCAATCTTATCAAGCTTTATACCTGGAGCTGCAGGGAAAGCCATAACTATTGTCAACCAATCCAATCCTGCTTTTCCGGGTATCTGCAAGGGAGCCTGGTCAAATGGATTAAACATCATTTTCACTCCCACCGGAATACTAACCGCTTTTCTGACTTCGCCACAAATTTCTTCGGCAATTGCAGAATTGTTTGAGGCTCCGCCCACATAAGGATGAGGCGTTAAAAAAGGCAAAGGACAAGCAAGACAAAGCTCAATCGCTTCGGCGCCTGCCTCTTGAAGCATCTTCGCCCCCTTAATATACCCACCAATGGATATTGCCATTAAGCTGGCTATAACAGGGGTTTTAATCTCTTTAATATTATCTTTGAACCATTTTGCCCAGGCTTCAACCGGAATTGGAGATAAACCGCACATAGTAAGTAAGCCATCTCCGGTTGAGTGAAAAGCCGACCTTGCATCCGGAAACAAGCCGGGAGCATACGGCTTTACAACTTTTTCGTATTCTTTTTCCAGAAAACCGCTTTTTGTTACAACGGCTCCTGCTCCAAATTCATCGCATCTCTTAATATCATCGCCTGTTCTGGTAAAATGCCCGGATGAAATGATGATAGGATTTTCAAGCTCCAAACTTCCCATTTTTACTTTTAAATCAGCCATTTTTACCTCCTTGTTCAAATGTAAGATTATTTTTATTTACAAATAGTTCTTACAGTAATTGCATTCTTCCGGAATGCCGGTTTGTTAAAAAACTATCAGCCTGCCTTTAAAAACAAACCGATTTACTCTATTGTATAAGCTTAAATCATGCCAACATTTCAATTCTATTTATATTCAGGGTTCGGGGAGTTCCCAAAATCAAGTCGCTGAATTGATAATCACTTGCCAATCTTTATGAACAAGCGCTTATGGTTTCGTGTTGCAAGTGCAGAAAAACAGCTGGCTAACAGCTATTTAAGATACAGTGGCTTTCAATCTCAAGTTATGCAGGGATAGGTGCTTGCCAAACGATTTCTATTTTTCTCAAATATCATAAATATTTTTTACGAATCCCTCATTACACTCATATCAATGGTTCTCGTGAAATATGCCACTTTTTATGAATGATATCATAAAGATAATTAATGTTATATGGTAAATAATATAATATAAATAAACTTTTATACTATATTAAAGATATTAATTTGTTGCATATCATAAAGATACAATGCGAACGCTTTTTTGACTTACTAAATATCATACAGAAGCAACCGCAAGCGCTTTGAATAGCACTTAATATCCATCAATTTATTCCGGAGATTAATACGGATTATGATTTTGTGTAATACCGTATAATATGTTAAATGTTAATGTGATGAACCTTAATAATATTGACTTATGATACTTTGAAGAGTAGATTTTTTAATAAAACATACCGAATTGATAATAAATATTTTCATTGACTTTTGTTATCATAAAAGAGGCCAACTATCTATAGGCACAAGTCCGAACATCCGCTGCGGTTTACGAATGTGGCGAAGGGGGGCGTGAGCATTGATCTGTAAACATAAACCAAGCCTGCTGTTGCTTAACGTGGTGTTTGGTCTGCTGATGGCAAGCATTTTGCTGATGACGACAGTGTCGGAAGGCGGCCAAGACAAAAGCTTCGAAAAAACTCCGGCCTCAAATGCCTTTCTGCAATCCCTTACGGAAAAAGAGCAGGTCTGGCTGCGCGACCATCCCGTAATCCGCACTGTCCAGGATCCGGGTTGGCCTCCGGTCGAATTTACCAACACGCTTGGTGAGCCAACCGGCATGGCCGAGGATTATCTGAGCCTTATCGAACAGAGGCTTGGTGTGAAGTTTGAGCGGATAAAAAACCTGAGCTGGCAGGAGGCCTATTCCCGCCTGAAACGGTGGGAGATCGACATGACCACATCTGTGGCCATGACGCCTATACGTGCTGAATTCTGGGCTTTTACCAAACCTTACATGAAAATTCCTATTGTCATCGTCGCCCATGCGGATGTTACCTACATATCCGATATGCGGGAACTTGCGGGGAAGAAGGTTGCCGTGGTAGATGGTTACGCGGTTAACGACTGGATACCAAGAGATTTCCCCGAGATCCAGCTGGTTCGGGTCAAGACAGCACAGGAAGGTCTTGAAACGCTGCAACGGAAAGAAGTCTTTGCCTACATAGAAAATATGCTTGTTGTCGGCTATCACATGGCAAAGTTAAAATTGACGACTCTTAAGATTGCCGGAGAAACCCCATATGTAAACAATCAATGCATGGCGGTTCGAAAAGACTGGGTGATCCTGGCCGGGATTCTACAAAAGGCGTTGGATTCGATTACCGAATCGGAACGCAATGGCATTTACAGGAAATGGCTGCCCATCCGCTATGAACACGGATTCAACTATACCCTGTTATGGCAAGCGCTGGCCACCTTTGCCGTAATCCTCCTTGTACTGGTGCTTTGGATTCGAAGATTATCCAGGGAAATCATGCATCGTAAAAATGCGGAAGTGGGCGCGAACGAGAGCGCACGGCACTTCAGTCGACTTTTTGACGTCGTGGCGATGCCGCTGTGCCTTATCGATAAGAATGGCGTCCTGATTAATTTAAACGAACGGTTTGTGCAAACCTTCGGTTATAAAAGGGAGGATGTGGCAACTTTTGCCGAATGGCGACAACTCGCCTTTCCCGACCCCGACTATAGGCGCTGGGTAATTGATACATGGGAAACTGCAGTGAAACGCGCAGCAGCAGAAAATACCGATATAGAACCGATTGAATACCGTGTAAAATGCAAAAATGGCGAAGAGCGTACTGTCATAATATCGGGAACAATCATCGGTGATAATTTCCTTGCCGCATTTTTCGATATCACCGAGCGCAAGCTGGCCGAGGATTCACTGCTGGAAAACGAAAAAAAATATCGCTTGATTGCCGATAATTCCAACGACTGGATCTATCTGATCTATCCCGATGGGAAATTCAAATACGTTTCTCCTTCCAGCGAACGTTTTACCGGATATGCCTCCGAGGAATTCATAAATAACCAGCAGCTTTTTATGGATATTATCCATCCTGATGACAAAGAGCATATAAAATCCCATTTTGAATTTATAAAAGAAAATACCACAGACCACGATTTGGAATTCCGAATTATCACTAAGGAAGGTGAACTACGTTGGATAAGACACTCTTGCCTCCCGGTTTATAATGATGAGGGCCAATACGTGGGACGGTCTGGTACGAACCGCGAAATCACCAATCGCAAGCTGTCGGAGGAACAACTTAAACAAACCCATGAAAGTCTCAGAATGGCATTTAACACGACTATTCAGGTTATGGTATCAGCTGTCGAGGTCAGAGATCCCTATACAGCCGGTCACCAAATCAGGACGGCAAATGTTGCCTGCGCCATTGCCAAAGAGATGGGATTCTCCAAGGAGAAAATCGAAAACATCCGTATTGCCGGTTCCATTCATGACATTGGGAAATTATCCATACCTTCTGAAATATTGTCAAAACCAAGCAAATTGTCTGAAATCGAGTTTTCCCTGATTAAAACCCACTCCCGGAGTGGATACGAAATACTGAAGGATGTGGAATCTTCCTGGCCCCTGGCGGAGATTGTCTACCAGCACCATGAGCGGATAGATGGCTCGGGCTATCCGAGAAACCTCAAAGGAGATGAAATTCTCATAGAGGCCCGCATACTTGCTGTTGCCGATGTAATTGAAGCTATGGCCTCACACAGGCCCTATCGTCCTGGTCTGGGCATTGATAGCGCATTGGATGAGATAGAAAAAAACAAAGGAATCTTTTACGACAAAGCTGCCGCAGATGCCTGCCTAAGATTATTTCGAGAAAAAGGTTTTCAAATTGAAAAGGCTTGTTCTATTCCATAGACCTCAGCGTTGAATCCGTAGTTTTTCCAGATCTTGTTTTAATTATTCCGGTTTATCGATATCCTCAAAGGGATTCCCTTTTGCTCATTAATAATGTTATCGATACGATAGTAAGTTATTAAAATTTAACTGATGGGAACAGCGAAAGATTGGTATGGGGAAGAAATTTGGCTGCGGAAAACCTGTTCATAAAATCCTGATTTACATTTAATTCAACATAGGTAATACTGCTTCTTATTATATCTATTTCATCCATTAATGAACAATCTGTAAGAATCATAGATGCTCCTTCAAGAGAGCTGTTGCCTATGGACTTATAAGTACTTTCGGCAAGATCCGGCAGCATACCGATAGTTATTGCAGAGCGCGCATCGATAAGAGAACCGAAAGTACCCGCTACATAAAAAGTATGTAGCTCGGAAAGAGAAACCCCAACATATGATGCTATAGTTTCAAGTATAGTGTACATGGCAGCCTTGGATCTTACCAAGCTGTCAAGATCGGCCTGGCTTATGGTAAGATCATAACCTTTGGCGGAATCTTTGGCGAAAATAACAACAAAACGCTTAAATCCGTCTTCATCTATCAATCTTGTTTTGCATACACTTGGAATAAATTTACCCCTTATATCAATCATTCCCGAAACAAAAAGAGCCGCTGCAAGATCAATCAGACCTGAGCCGCAAATACCTACAGGAGGAAGATCTCCTATTGTATGGATACTAAATAGCTGTGCAGTATGATCGTAAGAAATCCTGTCGATCACACCTGGGCCTGCCAGCATCCCCATTTTTGTTACTCCTCCTTCAAGTGCAGGGCCGGCAGCACCCGCACAAGCGACAAGCCAGTTTTTATTTCCAAGTACTACTTCTGCATTTGTTCCTACATCAACAAGAATAGAAGTATTTTCCTTTCGGCTAATGCCTGAATATAAAATTCCGGCTATAAGATCTCCTCCAAAATAACTACCCGCATTTGGAAATACAAATACTTTTGCCGACTCATTTGCTTTTATACCAATTTCGGTGGCACTTAAACAGCCGGGTCTGTTTATAACAGGAATATAAGGTTCTCTGATAAGATAATAAGGGTTAAGCCCAAGCAAAAGATGCGTCATAGAAGTATTGCCTGCAACTGAAACCAGGTAAATATCGGAATGGCTGATATTACATGACTTGCAAAGATTATCTACAGCATTATTAATTCCGTTTACAATTAAACTCGTAAGAGTGTTTAGTCCGTTTTCTTTTTCCGCAAAATGTATCCTTGCAAGAATATCCGGCCCGACTGATATTTGAGGATTAGCAAATGAACTCTCGGCCAGAATCTTACCGGTTGAAAGGTTTAACAACCTTAAAACGACTGTAGTTGTACCAAGGTCAACCGCAAGTCCTGCTACAGTATCTGTTTTGTTATCAGTTATTCCGGCAAGGTACCATTTCTTATGGTCTTTGAAAAAAACACAACGAAG encodes:
- a CDS encoding 4Fe-4S binding protein → MADLKVKMGSLELENPIIISSGHFTRTGDDIKRCDEFGAGAVVTKSGFLEKEYEKVVKPYAPGLFPDARSAFHSTGDGLLTMCGLSPIPVEAWAKWFKDNIKEIKTPVIASLMAISIGGYIKGAKMLQEAGAEAIELCLACPLPFLTPHPYVGGASNNSAIAEEICGEVRKAVSIPVGVKMMFNPFDQAPLQIPGKAGLDWLTIVMAFPAAPGIKLDKIEPVMPTSVFLSGSKVAKHTNFVALLSQVEQYQDIHISITGGTQTWSDIVEFIMYGASSVQVQTLFLQEGMGLIEKLKRNISDYMDSMGFSSINEMKGAILPKLLTFDEVLSTYGKTKGKIVVSADQEKCVGCGVCEEVCNWGAIKVIDGTVEIEKEICEGCGICVCDCTQEALWLENVELVKKIARG
- a CDS encoding transporter substrate-binding domain-containing protein; this encodes MICKHKPSLLLLNVVFGLLMASILLMTTVSEGGQDKSFEKTPASNAFLQSLTEKEQVWLRDHPVIRTVQDPGWPPVEFTNTLGEPTGMAEDYLSLIEQRLGVKFERIKNLSWQEAYSRLKRWEIDMTTSVAMTPIRAEFWAFTKPYMKIPIVIVAHADVTYISDMRELAGKKVAVVDGYAVNDWIPRDFPEIQLVRVKTAQEGLETLQRKEVFAYIENMLVVGYHMAKLKLTTLKIAGETPYVNNQCMAVRKDWVILAGILQKALDSITESERNGIYRKWLPIRYEHGFNYTLLWQALATFAVILLVLVLWIRRLSREIMHRKNAEVGANESARHFSRLFDVVAMPLCLIDKNGVLINLNERFVQTFGYKREDVATFAEWRQLAFPDPDYRRWVIDTWETAVKRAAAENTDIEPIEYRVKCKNGEERTVIISGTIIGDNFLAAFFDITERKLAEDSLLENEKKYRLIADNSNDWIYLIYPDGKFKYVSPSSERFTGYASEEFINNQQLFMDIIHPDDKEHIKSHFEFIKENTTDHDLEFRIITKEGELRWIRHSCLPVYNDEGQYVGRSGTNREITNRKLSEEQLKQTHESLRMAFNTTIQVMVSAVEVRDPYTAGHQIRTANVACAIAKEMGFSKEKIENIRIAGSIHDIGKLSIPSEILSKPSKLSEIEFSLIKTHSRSGYEILKDVESSWPLAEIVYQHHERIDGSGYPRNLKGDEILIEARILAVADVIEAMASHRPYRPGLGIDSALDEIEKNKGIFYDKAAADACLRLFREKGFQIEKACSIP
- a CDS encoding DUF4445 domain-containing protein, with protein sequence MTEPINTWIKQIKIAPPSLSDNTADAERFENSINNVLGTQFLDIDTCLLVKLPKLIHDNNFNLRCVFFKDHKKWYLAGITDNKTDTVAGLAVDLGTTTVVLRLLNLSTGKILAESSFANPQISVGPDILARIHFAEKENGLNTLTSLIVNGINNAVDNLCKSCNISHSDIYLVSVAGNTSMTHLLLGLNPYYLIREPYIPVINRPGCLSATEIGIKANESAKVFVFPNAGSYFGGDLIAGILYSGISRKENTSILVDVGTNAEVVLGNKNWLVACAGAAGPALEGGVTKMGMLAGPGVIDRISYDHTAQLFSIHTIGDLPPVGICGSGLIDLAAALFVSGMIDIRGKFIPSVCKTRLIDEDGFKRFVVIFAKDSAKGYDLTISQADLDSLVRSKAAMYTILETIASYVGVSLSELHTFYVAGTFGSLIDARSAITIGMLPDLAESTYKSIGNSSLEGASMILTDCSLMDEIDIIRSSITYVELNVNQDFMNRFSAAKFLPHTNLSLFPSVKF